The sequence GagccctctcaacccacacctggaccccccacactaagcccctccacacgtggatcctgccttgctgagcctgcttgctcgcacctggcatggagggacagggccctggggtgtttctggggttgggtgcagcctcactgctgagtctgtgccctgtgggggagctgcacagcgatctcccacctctgtgcagccagcggCCTCTGCTTCCATGCTGGAGCTTCCACATTTTTTTGACAAATACACttttcagaattttgcagaatttgtaattatttggcgcagaatgcccctCAGGAGTAACATGTGAGGAGAATGAGTGCCTGATGGGGGCACTGATTCTGCAGTTTTTGCTGACCAGCAGCTCCTATTAATGTCCGTGAGCGCTGCTGCTATGCGGTAGATGTGGAACTTGGCCCTGAGTAGCTGCAGCCTTGCATGCGCTGAAAGTCCTAGTAGACTAGAGAGGCACAGTTTTCCTTTAGAGAAACTGTACTCGTTTGTCCCTGTCATATTCTGCTCATCTAGTGGATGCTTTataatcctgtttacttcagcCATTTCctctggtactgaagtgaggctcactggttTGGAGTTCACCTTTAGTGCCTCTTGTTGATAGGTATGACATTTGTTCCCCTCCTTTCCTCTAGCACTAGTTGATTTTAATGAGGCAAGTTAGAGTTGAAACCAAAGTTTCCAAAAGAGCTGCCTTTGTCTTGCTTACAGATTTCGTATGGATGAGCACGTTATGTtgaaacttccttaaaataatCAGCTGTCCCCAGTAGTGTGCATGTATGTGTATATCTGTGTGCCTAAATAGCAGAAGTGTGTGATTCAAGGTTTGTGAGTAGTTTAGCTCATTCAGATGAGGACGACTTAAAGAATAATCCTTAATGATCACTATTACCAGTGCCTCCATGATACTGCATTGGCATGAGGATGGACAAGCTATGTCCCCTAGTGTGTCTCTTCCCTCTGTCTTCTGTGATTTTAAGAATAAACCAGAGTTCCCCTGTCTTTTATGTCTGATCCCATTGAGCCAGGAGTTAGTTTAACACAGAGAAGGTATCTTCTAAAGTTTACATTACTCACCAAGATTACTGTGCTGTTGAAATCTGCCAGCTTTCTAGCTGGTGAAACCCTTGAAAGCATCTCTTTCTCTGTGCTTTGCAGACTATCCTCATGTCCCCCAAGTTCCACTGCACGGAGGAGATCCTGACCATTGTGTCCCTGCTCTCGGTGGACAGCATCCTCTACAACCCCCCATCCCGGCGGGATGAAGTGCAGTCTGTCCGCAAAAAGTTCATTTCCAGTGAGGGGGATCACCTCACCCTGCTCAACGTATACAGAGCCTTTAAAAATGTCAGCGGCAGTAAGGTAGGTGGGGCTTGCGGCACACCAGCTTCTGGAGATGGTACAATAATTCGTCCGTTGGGATCTGACCTCTCTCCATGTATCTGCATTTCGCTTTGCATCTGAGTGCCTCCTAatcaatgtatttattctcactaTGCTTCTGTGAGATGGGAAAGGGCTAACCTCCTTTTACAGGCTGAATAAGTGACTTCatgaaggtcacacaggaactctgcagcagagctgggaactgaacccatcCTTCGAGTCCCAAGCTAGCACCTTAACCTCGAGGTCATCTTTCCTCCTTGTATTGTTCCAGTTGGGTAGGATTGTGTTTCAGCCTATCACCAGGAAATGCCTGGCAATGCTCTTCAGCATTTCAGAACTCATGACAAAGAGATCGGGCCTTTCTGCAAGTTTTGTAAGTGGGATTTGGATTTAATCCACAAATCAAACTCTCCAGTCTGATATCTAAATACGTAGAGTAGCAGCGTAGTAGTGTGCCTTTCCTCCTCAGGGCTCCCAGTGTGATTTACAAACTGGATGCTTCTAGGAATCACTTTCACCATCTCTGGGGAAGAAGCGCAGAAGCTGTTTCATGGCACGTGGCAAACCCACAGAACAATTTAGGACAGTGGGTGAGGAATGCTGTGTCTAATTGGAACTGTAGGAGGGAATTGTAGTTAGGTCAAGTGTTACTATCCATATTGTGAATCAGGCCAGAAGGGTAGCAGCGCTCTTTTGAATGGGTATGTGATTTAGGGATCCTGTTTTACATCTTATCCAAAAACAATGTCCCTAACATCCTCGATAAAGAAGTGAATTGTTCTAGCTTCCACTTGCTCTCCTGCAGGAATGGTGCAAAGAGAACTTTGTGAACAACAGGAACATGACGCTGGTGTCAGACGTCAGAGCTCAGCTCAGGGACATTTGCCTAAAGGTAACTAGTTGCTGTAAAATTCTTCAGTTGTCTTGTCACTGTTTTACTCCCCTCTACCCCCGAATGGCTTCCTTTTACCAGATCCTAGCAGAGGGAAACACTGTGCCTTCAGTTCCCGGTTTGAATATGGTAGGACTGAAACGAACTCCTCTAACGGGCAGCTTGGACCCATCTCTGGGCAGCGTCCTGCAAACTCACAACGGCAGCTGTCCAAGCTTGAATTGGAATTCCCATTCCTTTTGAGCTTTTGGTCGTACCATATTTGCTTTTCAAACGTGTGCATGCACAGTTATCGGAACGGATGCCAGAAAGCGATAGGTGATGTGGGCTTTTGTGTTGCGCTAGAAGCCACCTGATTCCAGTCTCACTCCCACCGTGAGACTCTTCCAGGCTTGTTTTATGAGATTTAATGTTAGTaggaacaacgaggagtctttgtggcaccttagagactaacaaatttctttgggcataaggttttgtgggctagaacccacttcatcagatgcatggagtggaaaatacaggagctggtataaatacatgaaaagatgtgaattgccttaccaagtgtgaggttagtAGGGTATCTGATCCTGAGCTGCAGGGCACAACACACAAGGGATTGccatctctctcgctctctctctcgtTACTAACCAGCTATCATTACCGATGGAGTCCTCCCGATCGGACACGGGGAATATCCGCCGCtgcctggctcacagcctcttcATGAACACTGCAGAGTTGCAGCCGGATGGCACCTATGCCACCGTAGACTCCCACCAGCTGGTGGCAATCCATCCCTCCTCAGTCCTCTTCCACTGCAAGCCAGCCTGCGTAACGTACAACGAGCTGCTTCACACCAACAAGTGCTACATGAGGGACTTGTGCGTGGTGGATGCAGATTGGCTGTGTGATGCCGCACCCGACTACTTCCGCAGGAAGCTAAGAGCAGCCAAGAACTGACCCACCCTTGGTGCCACGGAGCTAACTGTGGGGGATTCCTAGGGTCACGGGATCAGATTTTTGTAACGAATGTACAGGAACAGTAGAGCTTTGCCTCGCCAATCCGGTAGGACTGTACAGGACATGGCTTCTCTGCAAGAGCCATACCTCATGCACTGTTGCTGCACTGGCTTAGAACAATCATCTTTTACGACAGTTAATAGATAAAAGGGGAACATTATACATGTATATAGTATGTTTGtgaatatatatatgtgtatatttgggggtgggggtgatggtcttggattccaatttttaaaacagaGGTATAATGGGGTTGTGTATGAAGCAATGAGAGCCCCAAGGGGACTCTTCTGAGCAGACCTGGGATTTTTTGACAATTGCCCTTGTATCCTTCGCAGGTTTTATCGTCAGAAAGTTTTAAATCTCTATGTATAATTATATTAACAGGacaaaaataccttttttaaatgtacatttttcGGAGGGAGGTGCTAATGTATTTTACCTCATCGGACATCTTTCTGCCTGATGTCACTTTCACCACCTTGTTTGACCCATCTGAAAGCCAGTACAGAGTTATCTGAATAGACAGCTCTTCATCACCTGTGCCTGTTTGTTAGACAAACCTTGCGGGGCTGATAGAGGTGAAGTGCCACTAAGAGAGGATGATCAGTAACCCATATGGTCTGCTAGCAGAGAAACTGCCGGCATGTCTTTCAAATGCTTTGTTAGTTTCTCATTGCTGCATCACCAGCCTAGCTgtgtctttttaaacaaaattagtcTCCATCATCCAGTTCGTTTTCATGTAGCTATGTAACGAACTGGGTGCCATGCAAGTAAAACACTTCTGCGGCTGCCCCCATATGGCCACACCAAAGTGCCAACAGTTAAATCTAAGGAGAGGATCAGCCACTGCAGAGCTCTTATAGGTAGTATGTATTGTTAAAGAAGTTGGGTAACATTTCCCCTATGAGTTGGATGTTTCTGCTACTTGGCAACGAGCTATCGTGAAATCTAAGTCTTGCTTGGGCAGGCATGACTAGTTATATTTTTCTAGCAATTTATAACTGTGTAATCCATAGAAGAGTCATAAAACCGCACATGGTAAAACAGATATTTACAACTGAGATGGTGAAAGAAGTATAAAGATCCCAGGCTCTTTACATGGCGGACGGTCTAACGAATCATCAATATCTTCCATACTTGCTTTTCAGCATTCCCACAAAGCACAGATCTTTAAAGAAATCTTTGCTTCTTACTTAGGAAGCCAATCAGACTGTTAACTGATGTTGAGTTTGGCAATGGTCTATTATGCATCTCCTCTCTCCAAATGCCACTTGACTTTATAACCAGCTGTCTTCTGAGTACAGTGTTTTCCTCTGCTTTGCTATTGAGACATTATTATTCCTCAGTATGTGCGTGAGTGTGGGGGGTTGAATTTGGACTGTTAACTTCTGTATATTGCCATCTGAAATTTTTGTGCCAGTCTTTGCCTGAAGAGATTTTCTTTGTTATGGCAGCCAAAGATTTCAAAGCAGAAACAAAGACTTTGTTCCAGACTGAACCCAGAACTCTGGCAGCAGAGAAATTGCCCTCCACCATGCCTGTCCCCACACACCTTTTGTTCATCCTTCCTTCCTTGGCCACGTTAAAACTTCCAAGTTCGCTGCTTGGAGATAGCAGATCACAATAAGTCTTATCCTTCGCAATAGCTCATCTGGTTATTTTGTGGcaaactttccagaaaaaaaatatgaagatGTTATTTGCAGTCAGACTTCCTTCAAAAGCTCTTTAATCATCAGATATTTATTTCCCCCATTACAGTTTTACACCAgtatttttctgcttttcttgATTATTTTTGTCCTTCATTAGACATTTGTAGCATGTCAACATTGATTAGGATGCTACATCTGTCTTCGGTATTTTGGGCTTCATCCAGCATCATAGCATCTAGTGGCCAGATTCTACACTGAAGGAAAATGGCAATAAGAACCAATCTTATTTTTTAATCCTGTGTTTTATACAGGGACTAAGGCAGGTTCAGCCAGTCTAATTACTTGATTGTCCAAATATTACTTGCCCAGTAATGTCTTGAATGAGTGGAATGGACTGTTCTATTATGACTGAATGGGGACTTAGAaaagttgtaagaattttttaaattatatcctTATGAGTACTTCTAAAATAACTTCTCTGGGAGAGCAACTTCTAGTTTCAGCAGAAATCTCTTTGCACAGTTTGAGTTGTTCAGTTTTAGGATGAGATGAATTAAAACAGATTAGATTTCTAAAAGGGGAAGATGGGAAACTTTTATTAATGAATGTGATTAGTTAACATGAGCTGCTCTGGGATATCCCAGTTTGACTAAAATGGTGTAGTCTACTCTTGTATTTTTCAAACAtcaattttactttttattttaaaagtttcaatgGTGCTGCTCAGGGATAGAATCATATTGGAAAACCCATTAAACTTGTGAACAGATAAGCTGTTGACTTCACTGTGTGATCTACAGGGAGAAGTTATGCTTTCTAtcttgaactttttttttctggttaaatTCTTCACAATTACACAGTATGTTGCAATATGCCTTCTCGCCAGGCTACTATTATTCTGACTACCTTGGTCCTCACCAGTGAAATCTATGACAAATACCTCTCTTTAAAACCTGAATTACACTCCGAAGTATCTGCAAATCACTGGTTCCTAAGAGCAGCATTACTGTAAATAGGTGCACTCCATTTACACAGTATGCCTAGAAtatcttcccctctgcttccaggaATAGTGAAGTGTATCAATCTATTTCCAGACAGGGTGATACTGAATTTTTACAGGGGTCTAGAGAAAATGTATAAATGTATCCCTTGGTTGTGCCTCTCACTGTATCCTTGCTGGTAAGAAACAtgctgaggggctgggggcaaagtTGCCACCTTTCTATGTATGACCAGCTGCAATTCTGGATGGCATCTCAACAGTATGCTGCTACTTCAGTTGTTGTAACTCGTACAAACCGCAGGGAATTATCAAGCACTGTATATAATTATTCCTGTGTTTATACAGAAACTCTGCATCTGTAGGGGAAAGTGGAATAAAAGCACACTTTATTTGGACAGCCTATTAACAATATGTTTGGGGattgggtgggggatgggagatCCATTCAGAAATAACTAATTTGTACATTTGACTTTCCCATAATAAAGAGATGGCTAAACTCCAAGTTCAAGAAGCTGTTGTCTTATGTTCTATACATAGCTTCCTCACTTCAAAGCCTGAGCTAAGTGGCTATTAAAAGTACCTCATGGTATGTTTAGGTACAAATTATAATTTTCTatagtgattttcttttttttgtacTTTGGATTCTTGTAACATGATGATTTATTCTAAGCATCGCTTTGCTGTCGTGACCTAAAGTCCTTTTGTAAATGTGTTTTcctggagctttttttttttttttttttttttttgagagctGGTCATTAGAGGGTAACATCACTAACATACAAAAAGTCAGCGTGTTGTGCCAGGGTGTATGTCCCCTGGTCAGtccttcttttaaaattaatattagtATATTAGAACTAGGTTATTTTTTTGACTTATttctattttcaaataaatttaagGGGACTTgcaaaaatgaatgaaaagttgAAGAGGCATGATTGTAGGTGACCAGCTTGAAGTGCATTAAAGGGTTGTAATTTTCAGTGGCTGTTCAACTGCCTGAAGCCTTTAAGGCAGAGATACTCAATAGGTAGACCGTGGGGCCAAATCCAGCCTGCCAGATGCTTTTAAGTGGACCCTtacatctttttatttatcttcattattttctctggagtctggactttgACCAAGAAATGTGGACCTTGACCATCTATatttgaaggtttcagagtagcagccatgttagtttgtatccgcaaaaaggaggacttgtggcaccttagagactaaaatttatttgagcataagctttgtgagctacagctcagtgagtcagctgtagctcacggaagcttatgctcagataaatttgttagtctctaaggtgccacaaatcctcctcttctttttgcctATACTTGAAGGTATCTCAAATTGGCATCcacaatcactagtcacttttgaaaactgtggCTAAGGTTACTCTCTCCTGCAGCCTACACTTGCTTTGTGCTGAAATCGGGTGTTGGCTTTTTGCGGGAAGAAAGAATTCCTGTGGCTCAGCCTTCACACCCCTACGGTACATCGGCGGTGGGAACCAAGCTCAGCGGCTACCTGTGTGAGCAAAGGCCGAAATGGAGACAAGGGGATGGGATTATGATgcgtccactgctttcctggGCCTCTGGCTCTCCATGGACGCTGTAGGGTTAATCGTTTACggaagattatgtcatgtgatgaaacctccaggaacagGCCCAGCCAAAGTTGGGAACCCCAGGGCGCAGCTGAGCGAGCGGCTGCCGGAAGCCTTTAAGGCAGAGGTTCGCCATAGGTAGCGCGTGGGCCCACTCCAGCCGGCCAGACGCTCTTAAATGGAGCCGCGGGGCGGGGACTCTTGGCTCCATTTGTACAGCGCCTCGCACGCGGGGCTCAGGGGCGCTCCAGCCCCACCCAGGCCGAGGGGTtgggggcggcggcggctgctgccgCCCCGGGACCCGCCCCCAGGCCGTGCCCACGCGGCGCCGAGGCCGAGGCCTACCCCCCCCCAAGGGGGGAGAAACGCTTCCGGGTGATGACGTCTTGCCCTTCCGGGGGAGGGGCCGGCGCTTGTCCTCTGCTCCCGCACGTGCCGCCTCCCCGCCTCACTCGGCCTCGCGCTCCCGGCAGGATGCTGCTGGCCCGGGCCCTccgcgccgccgccgccctcCGCCCGCTGCCGCCGCGCCTCCCGCCCGCCCCGCTGCTGCGGCGGCCCGCGGCCCTGCTCTGCGACGCCCGCCCCTTCACCCGCAGCCTCTGGCTGCTCCGCGGGGGCGCCGCCGGGACCCAGCGGCCCGGCCTCCTGCGGCCCCCGCGGGCCTCGCCCGCCGGCGTGTCCTGCGGCTGCGGCGGCCTCCACACCGAGGGTAAGGGCGGGCCGCGCCGCGGGGGGGGGCCTGGGAGAAGAGCGGGGTTTCCTAGGCCCGGGGCGGGCCCGTCCCGCCGGGTCCTGCCTGGCCTGGGCGGTCAGTGCGCAGGTCACACGCCCCGGCGGACGCTCCGCTTCCGAGCTGCGGCCCGGGGCTGGCCGCCGGGCCGGGGCGGTGGAGGGCCCGGGCTCCCTCCTTCGGAAGATCCGCCGCCGTGAGCGGCCCCTGTGTGTGTCCAGGATGTTCCCTGCCTGGCGGCGGCGGCCTGCGCTTTCCTCCTGGGCTCTCGCTCGGCCGCACTGCGCAGCTGAAAGCCGGTATGTGCCCTCGGGGCGCGACCGTGTCCCGGGGCTCCTGTGTCCTCCGCATCCCAGCAGTCCCTAGGCCCAGAGTCTCCTGGGCATCCAGGtgcggggtggggatgggtggcAGATGTCTGACTCtagcagaaagaacaggaggacttggggcaccttagagacgaaccaatttattagagcatgagctttcgggagctgcagctcacttcatcggacgcattgagtggaaaatacagtggggagatttatgtacactcTAGCAGAACTGGGAGTTGGGTCTGTGGGATTCTGGTCCTGTCTTTGTCACTGGCAAaatgtgtgaccttggcaagtcactaaACTTttctcaaaaacagactccaaggagagactgctgaattggaattaatttgcaaacgatgcaattaacttaggcttgaatagagactgggagtggatgggtcattacacaaagtaaaactatttccctatgtttattccacaccccccccccccccccaactgttcctcagacgttcttgtcaactgctggaaatggcccatcttgattatcactacaaaaggctccccccccttcctggtaatagctcaccttaagtgatcactctccttacggtgtgtatggtaacacccattgtttcatgttctctatgtatataaatctccccactgtattttccactgaatgcatccgatgaagtgagctgtagctcacgaaagcttatgctcaaataaattggttcgtctctaaggtgccacaagtactccttttctttttgcgaatacagactaacatggctgctactctgaaacttaacttttCTGTTATCTGTCAGGCctgtctctcttctccctccccaacccccttcccccgcGTTAACTTCAGCAAACCCAGTGGTGAAATAAGGATAATTCACCTGCCTTATGGAAGGGGTTTATGAAacataatgtttgcaaagcagtgTGAGCTCCTTGGATGGATGGTAAAACAGGTATTTATCTGTATTGTAATCAAGTCTCAGTCATGGAGGTACATTGGGATTATTACCCTCTGACTTCACACTTAGGCCCTGTAGGGCAGATTCTGATGCATGAGGTCCATTGTAGTCACTAGGAACCCTGCTTAAGACTCCAGTGATTCCATCCAAGTTCTTGTGCTCACTTCATTAATAATTTAGGTGCTTTTTTCCTCGTGTATTGTACCTGTATCAATACTTGTATGTATTGAAAGAACaggttttaatgtattttagtAAAGACTTGTTATTTAACTCTTTGTACAGAACTTCAGCCCCTTTGGCAAATTACGAGCTCTTACACGTCATCACTCTGCACACACTTTAATTCTTTGCCCTCTTCGGTATCGTGCTTTTCAGCTGAACATTATAAACTCTTTTATGAACTAGTAGGCCTTGTAACCTTAGTATAAGGTATGTGGTATTACCTCCCCACCATCACCATTTTATACCAGGATAAACTGAGGTACACAGACGTTATTTGGTCAAGTCAGTGACTAAACTAGAAATAGAATCCTGGAGGCCTAACTTCGTTTTCTCTTCTAGCCAGTAGGGAACAATATTTCTCTAACCCAGGTGTTTTAATATCTTCATCTCTTTTTATTCCTCCCAGGGGACAAAGCATTTGCAGAGTTTCTGATAGATGAAATTAAAGAGGAGAAGAAGATCCAGAAACATAAATCCCTGCCCAAGATGTCTGGAGGGTGGGAGCTAGAAGTGCATGGCACTGAAGCCAAATTGTTGCGGAAAATAGCTGGTGAGAGGTAAGCGTGAGATGGGTTTTTTCGCAGAGCTGATATTTGATCTTGTCAGTGAACATAAGGACTTAGTTTAAATTCCAGTGAAGCAGGGTAAGCACGTCTTGTCCATGATAGATGTTGTGTTAATGAAAAGCTATTAACTTAGTACTGCTTCCCAGTGTCACTTTGTGCTGTCATCCAGGCCAAGTGGAGATTACAAAAGCTTTGAAGTCACTTTATTTTTCCATCCTGTAGAGCAATGTGGTATACTCTGCCATTGTAGCTTGCCCTGTGTCTTCTCAGGATTCATGGCACCATTTCACTCTAGGGGGGAACAGGAAACAAGATTTTAACCTAGTAAACTGAGAATACATTCGTTCATAAATACAGGGAACTTATGGGGTTTAAACTTTGTGCAGTGGTCTTATCTTAAAATTTATCCTTAAGAGTAGCACACCATACGAAGTGCAGGGGAAATTCAGTGAAGCACATAATGTACTTCAGGCCCCGTTATTGACATCACAGATAGAATAAGCACCTGAAACTTTGTGAGCAGGAATAGAGCCGTATCAGTTGTTCAACTAGTGTGGCTTTTATCTGGTATTTAATCTCATCCTCTTGTTATGTTGTGTTGAAGGATTACAGTTACATTCAACATTAACAACAGCATTCCACCAACATTTGATGAAGAGCCACAAGAAGGACAGAAAGCTGATGAACAGGAGGTAAATGTACAGCCTTTATGTACCCTTTCAATAAGTACACTGTAGTAGAGCAGGACATTAGGCTTTTGCCTGGTCTACCATTTAACTACCCTCTCATTGCAATATCAAAGGAAGAAAGACACCTGGTAGGCCTAAAATGTGCCCATACAAGAGGATCCTTTGTAGCTAAGATGAAGGGACTCAGATGTTTGAACTTATGGCTACCTTTGCAACTTGCTGTGATGaagtacagttaaaaaaaatctcaatccATAAATATATTCACACACCCCTTGATCTTTTATAAAGTCATCTATATTTATGGTGATGGTGGGATTTAATCAGCCGGTATTACAGTAGTTAGTAAGTAGTATCACTTACCACTTTTAAAGTGAGTGATGTGATGGTTTTGAGGTAAAAACTTGCTTTGCTGTGAACACCGATATTAGACATATTCAAGGAATCTCTGTAGTGTCTTAAAAACAAACCAGTTTGAGGTTTGTAGCAGTTGGCTTATGCACTACCTGCTTTTCCCACTGGTCTTCGTGCAGAAAGTAGTTACCTAGCATAGGTGGAGTCCAATGCTAACGTgatcttcttctttcttttcataGCCTGAACTTACATCGACTCCTAACTTTGTTGTAGAAGTAACAAAAGATGATCCCAAACAGACTCTTGTGCTTGACTGCCACTATCCTGAGGATGAGGTAGGTATCATGATTTGGAGGAAGTGAACCACTGGTAATTATGTGTTGAGAGGGACAATGCACTCTGATTCTGTACACATTATCCTCCTGACTGTGGCATGATTTTGCCATCATCTTATTCCTCTTGTCTGATCAGGCAAGATTTTGCTGTACAACATATATCATCTTCCATAATCTATACACAGTCCTATTACCATCTTGTTCAGTGCGACACAATAAAAGGTTTTAAGTGTTTGCAGAGCCGGGAAGTTCCACTCCACTCTGTATATCCTGATCTCACTTCCCTAAGTATAGCTGCTTGCTTTCCTCTGTTCTAATAGCTTCTGCTGAACAAAGTAGGCAGAAGGAAGTGAGCAGCAATCTTTTGCAGTGTACCGTAACTTGAAAGACAGCAATTCAAAACTtataaaaggaaatatatttCTACACAATGCATAATTGACTTGTGGAATCCATTGTCACTAGGTGTCATTGAGACCAAGAGTAGTAGAATTCCAAAATAAGTTAGACATTTTTTCTGCTGAGAACATTGCAGTTgcatttgactttaaaaaaaacaaaaaaaaaaacaccttaataAAATCCTTAGAAGGGATATAAATCTTAGTGCTTCATAGTATAAGCCAGACTCTAGTTGACAACATTTAGGAGGAATCTTCTTCTTGGGATATTCCAGAATTGTCTATTAGAAGATTTTGtacattttcctctgaagcaactggtactggccactggtcagagacaggataatgggcaaCAAATAATGGTGGATTGATCCGTTATGGCAACTTGTGTGTCTTTGTGCAAGTGTCCTTACCACATGTACACAGCAAGAGGCG comes from Caretta caretta isolate rCarCar2 chromosome 17, rCarCar1.hap1, whole genome shotgun sequence and encodes:
- the C1QBP gene encoding complement component 1 Q subcomponent-binding protein, mitochondrial; its protein translation is MTSCPSGGGAGACPLLPHVPPPRLTRPRAPGRMLLARALRAAAALRPLPPRLPPAPLLRRPAALLCDARPFTRSLWLLRGGAAGTQRPGLLRPPRASPAGVSCGCGGLHTEGDKAFAEFLIDEIKEEKKIQKHKSLPKMSGGWELEVHGTEAKLLRKIAGERITVTFNINNSIPPTFDEEPQEGQKADEQEPELTSTPNFVVEVTKDDPKQTLVLDCHYPEDEIGHGEEEESDIFSIREVSFQPTGESDWKDTNYTLSTDSLDWALYDHLMDFLADRGVDNTFADELIELSTALEHQEYIRFLEDLKSFVKCQ